The following proteins come from a genomic window of Terriglobia bacterium:
- a CDS encoding holo-[acyl-carrier-protein] synthase, whose product MIVGTGIDVAEVPRVAAAIERFGERFLRRIFTENEIRYCDSKANRMERYAARFAAKEAALKAIGTGWRHGVSWTDVEVRREPGGRPAIAFSGKAAEFAARLGVKRSALSLSHTKEHAIASVILEDGS is encoded by the coding sequence ATGATAGTCGGGACCGGCATCGACGTTGCCGAAGTGCCTCGCGTCGCCGCCGCGATTGAGCGGTTCGGCGAGCGCTTTCTGCGGCGCATCTTTACCGAGAATGAAATCCGGTACTGCGACTCCAAGGCGAATCGCATGGAGCGTTACGCGGCGCGCTTTGCCGCCAAGGAAGCCGCGCTCAAGGCCATCGGCACCGGATGGAGACACGGCGTATCGTGGACTGACGTCGAGGTGCGGCGCGAGCCCGGCGGACGCCCCGCCATCGCCTTCAGCGGCAAAGCGGCTGAATTCGCCGCGCGCCTGGGCGTGAAGCGCTCGGCGCTGTCGCTGTCGCATACCAAGGAACATGCGATCGCGTCGGTGATATTGGAAGACGGTAGCTAG
- the purH gene encoding bifunctional phosphoribosylaminoimidazolecarboxamide formyltransferase/IMP cyclohydrolase, translating into MAKIQRAILSVTDKTGLADFAKQLADLGVELISTGGTARLLRDSGIKVKDISELTGFPEMLDGRVKTLHPRVHGGILHLRSNPEHRSTVAEHGIQPIDMVVVNLYAFEKTAAKPGVRLDELIENIDIGGPSMIRSAAKNFHDVAVVTSPVDYPAIVDEMRSCGGELSGATKWKLAQKAFALTASYDSAIASTLERVHANGDFELQTQDGFAATLRLRYNKVMNLRYGENPHQKAAMYSDGTSAGVANGKQLQGKELSYNNIVDLQAAWDLAAEFDEPFCAIIKHTNPCGSAVGKDSIEAFRRAFECDPVSAFGGVIALNRPVDGAIAEAIAGLRHNGVALFIECIIAPAFDDAARARFGKRKDLRLLEVTPAPMKYVMKAISGGVLVQDNDLHRLDPASVKVVSQRPPTEREMRDLLFAWKIGKHVKSNAILYAKDGRSVGVGAGQMSRVDSAKIGAMKSLLGTNGSVAASDAFFPFPDGVEEIAKAGATAIIQPGGSVRDQEVIDTANKLGLAMVTTGIRHFRH; encoded by the coding sequence ATGGCAAAGATTCAGCGCGCCATCCTCAGCGTCACCGACAAGACTGGTCTGGCGGACTTCGCCAAACAACTGGCAGACCTCGGCGTCGAACTCATCTCCACCGGCGGCACTGCGCGCCTGCTGCGCGACAGCGGCATCAAGGTCAAGGACATCTCCGAGCTCACCGGCTTCCCCGAGATGCTCGACGGCCGGGTCAAGACGCTGCATCCGCGGGTGCACGGCGGCATCCTGCACCTGCGCTCCAATCCCGAGCACCGCTCCACCGTCGCCGAGCACGGCATCCAGCCCATCGACATGGTGGTGGTGAACCTCTACGCCTTCGAGAAGACCGCCGCCAAGCCGGGCGTGCGCCTGGACGAACTGATCGAGAACATCGATATCGGCGGGCCTTCCATGATCCGCTCGGCGGCAAAGAATTTTCACGACGTCGCGGTCGTGACCTCGCCCGTCGACTATCCCGCCATCGTGGACGAAATGCGCTCCTGTGGCGGCGAACTCTCCGGCGCCACCAAGTGGAAGCTGGCGCAGAAGGCCTTCGCCCTCACCGCCTCGTACGATTCCGCCATTGCCTCCACACTGGAGCGCGTGCACGCCAACGGCGACTTCGAACTCCAGACCCAGGATGGTTTTGCGGCCACCTTGCGCCTTCGCTACAACAAGGTGATGAACCTGCGCTACGGCGAGAACCCGCACCAGAAGGCGGCCATGTATTCCGACGGCACCAGCGCCGGCGTCGCCAATGGCAAGCAGCTCCAAGGCAAGGAACTCTCCTACAACAACATCGTTGATCTCCAGGCCGCCTGGGACCTAGCCGCCGAGTTCGACGAGCCCTTCTGCGCCATCATCAAGCACACCAACCCCTGCGGCAGCGCCGTGGGCAAGGATTCCATCGAAGCCTTCCGGCGCGCCTTCGAGTGCGATCCCGTATCCGCTTTCGGTGGCGTCATCGCGCTCAACCGCCCGGTGGACGGCGCCATCGCCGAAGCCATCGCCGGCCTGCGGCATAACGGCGTGGCCCTATTCATCGAGTGCATCATCGCTCCCGCCTTCGACGACGCCGCGCGCGCCCGCTTCGGCAAGCGCAAGGATCTACGCCTGCTGGAAGTCACGCCCGCGCCCATGAAGTACGTCATGAAAGCCATCTCCGGTGGCGTGCTGGTTCAGGACAACGACCTGCACAGGCTCGATCCTGCCTCGGTGAAAGTGGTCAGCCAGCGCCCGCCCACCGAGCGGGAAATGCGTGACCTGCTGTTCGCCTGGAAGATCGGCAAGCACGTCAAGTCGAACGCGATTCTTTATGCCAAGGACGGTCGCAGCGTCGGCGTCGGCGCCGGCCAGATGAGCCGCGTCGACTCCGCCAAGATCGGCGCCATGAAATCGCTGCTGGGAACCAATGGTTCAGTCGCCGCTTCGGACGCGTTCTTTCCCTTCCCCGACGGCGTAGAAGAAATCGCCAAAGCCGGCGCCACCGCCATCATCCAGCCCGGCGGCTCGGTGCGCGATCAGGAAGTGATCGACACTGCTAACAAGCTCGGTCTTGCGATGGTGACGACCGGCATCCGGCATTTCCGTCACTGA
- a CDS encoding citrate synthase — translation MANDTLTIIDNRTNRSYTLPIEHGTIRSMDLRQIKTGPDDFGLMGYDPAFMNTASCHSRITFIDGDRGILRYRGYNIEDLAENCTFLEVAYLLLNGELPTPEQRQEWIKQVTFHTMVHEGTRSFIGHFRYDAHPMGILVSALAALSTVYPEAKNISDPECRRMQIVRLIAKTPTLAAYSYRHSLGYPIVYPDNDLSYTENFMNMLWKMVEPKYVANPVMARALDVLFILHADHEQNCSANAMRSVGSSQADPYLSAAGAAAALAGPLHGGANEAVLRMLDEIGDIKHVPEYVKRIKEGKGKLMGFGHRVYKNYDPRARIIKQTAEDVFKVTGRNPKLDIALALERVALEDEYFISRKLYPNVDFYSGIIYQAMGFKPDMFTVLFAIPRMAGWLAQWQELLEDREQKIARPRQVYLGHELRKVEKPRQTERAFVTR, via the coding sequence ATGGCCAACGACACGCTCACCATCATCGACAACCGCACCAACCGCAGCTACACGCTGCCCATCGAACACGGCACCATTCGCTCCATGGACCTGCGTCAAATCAAGACCGGTCCCGACGATTTTGGCCTGATGGGATACGACCCGGCCTTCATGAATACCGCTTCCTGCCACAGTAGGATCACCTTCATTGACGGCGACCGTGGCATTCTCCGCTACCGCGGCTACAACATCGAGGACCTGGCCGAGAACTGCACCTTCCTCGAAGTCGCGTACCTCCTGCTGAACGGCGAGCTGCCTACGCCCGAGCAGCGCCAGGAGTGGATCAAGCAAGTGACGTTCCACACCATGGTGCACGAGGGGACGCGCAGCTTCATCGGGCACTTTCGCTACGACGCCCATCCCATGGGCATCCTGGTCAGCGCGCTGGCGGCGCTCTCCACTGTCTACCCTGAAGCTAAGAACATCTCCGACCCCGAGTGCCGGCGGATGCAGATCGTGCGCCTGATCGCCAAGACGCCCACCCTGGCCGCCTACTCCTATCGCCACAGCCTCGGATACCCGATCGTTTATCCCGACAACGATCTCAGCTACACCGAAAATTTCATGAATATGCTGTGGAAGATGGTGGAGCCCAAGTACGTCGCCAATCCGGTGATGGCCCGCGCCCTCGACGTGCTCTTCATCCTCCACGCCGACCATGAGCAGAACTGCTCCGCCAACGCCATGCGCTCGGTCGGCAGCTCCCAGGCCGACCCGTACCTATCGGCGGCCGGAGCGGCGGCGGCGCTGGCCGGCCCGCTGCATGGCGGCGCCAACGAGGCCGTTTTGCGCATGCTCGACGAGATCGGGGACATCAAGCACGTGCCTGAGTACGTGAAGCGCATCAAGGAGGGCAAGGGCAAGCTGATGGGCTTCGGTCATCGCGTCTACAAGAACTACGATCCCCGCGCCCGCATCATCAAGCAGACCGCCGAGGACGTGTTCAAGGTCACCGGCCGCAATCCCAAGCTGGACATTGCCCTCGCGCTGGAGAGGGTCGCGCTGGAGGACGAGTACTTCATCTCGCGCAAACTCTATCCCAACGTGGACTTTTACAGCGGCATCATTTACCAGGCGATGGGCTTTAAGCCCGACATGTTCACCGTGCTATTCGCCATTCCGCGCATGGCCGGCTGGCTGGCGCAGTGGCAGGAATTGCTGGAGGACCGCGAACAGAAGATCGCCCGCCCGCGACAGGTCTACCTCGGACACGAGCTGCGGAAGGTCGAAAAGCCCCGGCAGACAGAGCGCGCTTTCGTCACCCGCTAG
- a CDS encoding response regulator transcription factor — protein MKIGSYPSLGSLHRKVMTVVCTIRSMDNRIPIVIADDHAVLRESLALLLNTQKDFEVVGKAATGAEALRMVNQNHAQVLVLDLFLPHTDGFQVLRTLDKAGSQVASLVLTGSENQLDYVQVVRLGARGLVLKREGPERLFAAIRSVANGELAFSEDLAQQVLSAMARETRQEPSAMRRLSERERQIAALVGRGMKNKDIAGELSISENTVKCHLQSIFNKTGAHDRLELAAIARNELRKAVA, from the coding sequence ATGAAGATCGGCAGCTATCCCAGCCTCGGCTCGTTGCATCGTAAGGTAATGACAGTTGTGTGTACCATACGGTCAATGGACAACCGGATCCCGATCGTAATCGCCGATGACCATGCGGTGTTGCGCGAATCCCTCGCTCTGCTGCTGAACACGCAGAAGGACTTCGAGGTGGTGGGCAAAGCGGCCACCGGAGCGGAAGCTCTGCGAATGGTAAATCAGAATCATGCGCAGGTTCTGGTGCTAGACCTTTTTCTGCCCCATACCGACGGCTTCCAAGTGTTGCGCACGCTGGACAAGGCGGGCAGCCAGGTTGCGTCGCTCGTGCTCACCGGATCGGAGAACCAGCTCGACTACGTGCAAGTAGTCCGGCTCGGCGCCCGTGGGCTGGTGTTGAAGCGAGAAGGCCCCGAGCGGCTTTTTGCCGCCATCCGCTCGGTGGCCAACGGCGAACTCGCGTTCTCGGAAGACCTGGCGCAGCAGGTATTGAGTGCGATGGCGCGCGAAACCAGGCAAGAGCCGTCCGCGATGCGGCGATTGTCGGAGCGGGAGCGGCAGATCGCCGCGCTGGTGGGCCGCGGAATGAAGAACAAGGACATTGCGGGGGAGTTGAGCATCAGCGAGAACACGGTGAAGTGCCACCTGCAGTCCATCTTCAACAAGACCGGCGCGCACGACCGCTTGGAGCTGGCGGCAATCGCGCGCAACGAACTCCGCAAAGCGGTGGCGTAG